The proteins below are encoded in one region of Borrelia duttonii Ly:
- a CDS encoding methyl-accepting chemotaxis protein: MYKFPFFCKKKSSTSDVKDNSFNDVDNIDDISTCENESSLKEIVRGFYHTKSSISNVLVNIEFLYKNLFSGFVNVEKVCVSLISKVNDGRIKVNAIFEDIEKNNKEKLQKVTDIIMDVQKSLETINSFLGATNMISLNAKLEAARAKEYGKGFSVVADEIKRLSDQAKGVMNMISVKEIEQVSTDLISENIKELQLGIDNLFLNMIEELTSLEESFKYCIGQQGEFSTLINELENIEASVSYLSRNCDSLSVSKAFVYSNDDFLKELEFIISEHMSWISVVKAIVDNQKSMAIQSDPMKHGFGLFYQGFAPKELEIREVWENIYSDYLNIHKLVVEIIKIFSQGNFNNADLKNARDFFMRAENLSNEIISRLESVKNMVVECENQSINVFC, translated from the coding sequence ATGTATAAATTTCCATTTTTTTGTAAAAAAAAGTCTTCTACATCTGATGTTAAAGACAATTCTTTCAATGATGTTGACAATATTGATGATATTAGTACATGTGAGAATGAAAGTTCTTTAAAAGAAATTGTGAGGGGTTTTTATCACACTAAGTCTTCTATTAGTAATGTATTAGTTAATATTGAATTTTTATATAAAAATTTATTTTCTGGTTTTGTAAATGTTGAGAAGGTTTGCGTATCACTTATCAGTAAGGTAAATGATGGTCGAATTAAAGTAAATGCTATTTTTGAAGATATTGAAAAAAATAATAAAGAAAAATTGCAAAAAGTTACTGATATTATTATGGATGTTCAAAAAAGTTTAGAAACTATTAATAGTTTTTTAGGTGCAACTAATATGATTTCTCTTAATGCTAAACTTGAAGCTGCAAGAGCAAAAGAGTATGGAAAAGGATTTTCTGTTGTTGCTGATGAGATTAAAAGACTATCAGATCAGGCAAAGGGCGTTATGAACATGATTTCCGTTAAGGAAATTGAGCAGGTGTCTACAGATTTGATTTCTGAGAATATTAAGGAATTGCAATTAGGTATTGATAATCTTTTTTTAAATATGATAGAAGAGCTTACTTCGCTTGAAGAATCATTTAAATATTGTATTGGTCAACAAGGTGAATTTTCAACTTTAATTAATGAGCTTGAAAATATTGAAGCTAGTGTTTCTTATTTGTCAAGAAATTGTGATTCTTTATCTGTTTCTAAAGCTTTTGTATATTCTAATGATGATTTTTTAAAGGAATTGGAATTTATTATTTCAGAACATATGTCTTGGATAAGTGTTGTAAAAGCAATTGTTGATAATCAAAAAAGTATGGCAATCCAAAGTGATCCTATGAAACATGGTTTTGGGTTATTTTATCAAGGTTTTGCTCCAAAAGAGCTTGAAATTAGAGAAGTTTGGGAGAATATTTATTCTGATTATTTAAATATTCATAAACTTGTTGTTGAGATAATCAAAATTTTTTCACAAGGTAATTTTAACAATGCTGATTTGAAGAATGCAAGGGATTTTTTCATGCGGGCTGAAAATTTATCGAATGAAATAATTAGTAGACTTGAATCTGTTAAAAACATGGTAGTTGAATGTGAAAATCAGAGCATTAATGTTTTTTGCTAA